The following proteins are encoded in a genomic region of Triticum dicoccoides isolate Atlit2015 ecotype Zavitan chromosome 1B, WEW_v2.0, whole genome shotgun sequence:
- the LOC119307310 gene encoding G-type lectin S-receptor-like serine/threonine-protein kinase At2g19130: MASWRARGDPAPGMYALQLDPSGAKQYLLLSNGTHVYWATGNWTGKYFTGAPEVAASSGGSGYSFNFVDNDDESYFTYNFAVNTTVYRFVMDVSGQVKGWFWVEATQGWNLVYAEPKARCDVPRGCGAFGVCTEGSSTACDCARGFNPQSPASWGLGDYIGGCVRNTQLQCSKNSSGPSDGLKNVEQDKFLRIDRMRLPDDGRMAGAASSGDCQRACLGDCTCSAYAYNGSCFLWHNDLFNLQNGVLDNQASAGSLYLRLAASELPGARSHVWRDIKVAAVALGVTCFVIAAAILLVRTIRGTMKRRRATILSGLAAGDGCVSYKYSDLQSLTKNFTDKIGAGAFGSVFKGQFSDRTVVAVKKLEGLRQGEKQFRAEVSTLGTVQHVNLIRMLGFCSGGGDRKLLVYEYMPNGSLDRHLFRKTFYVLSWQVRFQVALGVAKGLAYLHDKCRDCIIHCDVKPENILLDASFGAKVADFGPAKLVGRDFSRVLTTMRGTVGYLAPEWISGEAITAKADVFSYGMMLFEIVSGRRNIEQGERRSVVSSTADADGAEEHPTTTFFPLLVARKLAEGGVMTLLDPELEGDANAEEMRRVCEVASWCIQRDVDTRPTMGEVVQVLEGLTDLEMPPVPQYLEVLVGRPVHGTAYHSDSGEQLEAPAGGGTAGTRNSVP, from the coding sequence ATGGCCTCGTGGAGGGCGCGCGGCGACCCCGCGCCGGGGATGTACGCCCTCCAGCTCGACCCGTCCGGGGCGAAGCAGTACTTGCTGCTGTCGAATGGCACCCATGTGTACTGGGCCACCGGCAACTGGACAGGCAAGTACTTTACCGGGGCGCCGGAGGTCGCCGCGTCGAGCGGCGGCTCCGGGTATAGCTTCAACTTTGTGGACAACGACGACGAGAGCTACTTCACGTATAACTTCGCCGTGAACACGACGGTGTATCGGTTCGTCATGGACGTGTCGGGGCAGGTCAAGGGGTGGTTCTGGGTGGAGGCCACGCAGGGATGGAATCTGGTCTACGCCGAGCCCAAGGCCCGGTGCGACGTGCCTCGCGGCTGCGGCGCGTTCGGCGTGTGCACCGAGGGCTCGTCCACGGCGtgcgactgcgcccggggattcaacCCGCAAAGTCCGGCGAGCTGGGGCCTCGGCGACTACATCGGCGGTTGCGTGCGCAACACCCAGCTTCAGTGCAGTAAGAACAGCAGTGGCCCGTCGGACGGCTTGAAGAACGTGGAGCAGGACAAGTTCCTCCGCATCGACCGCATGAGGCTCCCTGACGATGGCCGAATGGCGGGAGCCGCAAGCTCCGGCGACTGCCAACGCGCGTGTCTTGGGGACTGCACATGCTCCGCCTACGCGTACAACGGCAGCTGCTTCTTGTGGCACAATGATCTGTTCAACTTACAAAACGGTGTCCTCGACAACCAGGCCAGCGCCGGAAGCCTGTACCTCCGTCTCGCTGCGTCGGAGCTCCCAGGCGCGCGAAGCCACGTATGGAGGGACATCAAGGTCGCCGCCGTGGCACTCGGCGTCACGTGCTTCGTGATCGCCGCAGCCATTCTTCTCGTTCGTACGATAAGAGGAACGATGAAGAGGAGAAGAGCGACGATACTGAGCGGTCTCGCCGCCGGCGATGGCTGCGTGAGCTACAAGTACAGCGACCTGCAGTCCCTGACTAAGAACTTCACCGACAAGATCGGCGCCGGCGCCTTCGGGTCGGTGTTCAAGGGCCAGTTTTCCGACCGCACCGTCGTGGCCGTCAAGAAGCTGGAGGGGCTCCGGCAAGGCGAGAAGCAGTTCCGCGCGGAGGTGAGCACGCTGGGCACCGTCCAGCACGTCAACCTCATCCGCATGCTCGGCTTCTGCTCCGGCGGCGGCGACCGGAAGCTGCTTGTCTACGAGTACATGCCCAACGGCTCGCTCGACCGGCACCTCTTCCGCAAGACCTTCTACGTCCTCAGCTGGCAGGTGCGGTTCCAGGTCGCGCTCGGCGTCGCCAAGGGGCTCGCCTACCTCCACGACAAGTGCCGTGACTGCATCATCCACTGCGACGTCAAGCCCGAGAACATCCTCCTCGACGCCTCCTTCGGCGCCAAGGTGGCCGACTTCGGGCCCGCCAAGCTCGTCGGCCGGGACTTCAGCCGGGTGCTCACCACCATGCGCGGCACCGTTGGGTACCTGGCGCCGGAGTGGATCAGCGGCGAGGCCATCACGGCCAAGGCGGACGTGTTTAGCTACGGGATGATGCTCTTCGAGATCGTGTCCGGGAGGCGGAACATCGAGCAAGGGGAGAGGCGATCCGTGGTGTCGTCGACGGCAGACgcggacggtgcggaggagcacccgACGACGACCTTCTTCCCGTTGCTGGTCGCGAGGAAGCTGGCAGAGGGGGGCGTGATGacgttgctcgatcccgagctggaAGGCGACGCGAACGCCGAGGAGATGAGGAGGGTGTGCGAGGTCGCCAGCTGGTGCATCCAGCGCGACGTCGACACGCGGCCGACGATGGGGGAGGTGGTGCAGGTGCTAGAGGGGCTGACGGACTTGGAGATGCCACCGGTGCCTCAGTACCTTGAAGTGCTCGTGGGACGGCCGGTACACGGGACGGCGTACCATAGCGATAGCGGGGAGCAGCTTGAAGCGCCCGCGGGAGGCGGGACGGCCGGTACACGGAACAGTGTACCATAG